A part of Antechinus flavipes isolate AdamAnt ecotype Samford, QLD, Australia chromosome 6, AdamAnt_v2, whole genome shotgun sequence genomic DNA contains:
- the LOC127540597 gene encoding leucine-rich repeat-containing protein 57-like → MRSLRLLSLIGAWNRHITILPNNSFCQSRNVASAPCLQWPLTIDLSNNKIEHLPPALIGKFTLLRSLSLNHNKLTVLPEELCKLTKLETLHLNNNHLTQLPSAFGQSSALKSLSLSGNRLRGIPSQLCSLRHLDVVDLSKNQIQSIPDTLEELQAIELNLNQNQISQISPQTSPQHTAHVLTISTLLLLCKSSLMLVSLLQVEPKLSHPPDFSGRLKHPQGKMRGRTKHCQQVPLKHLIPHQEFPRCLWPSTGSHIGL, encoded by the exons ATGCGGTCCCTACGACTGCTTTCTCTTATTGGGGCTTGGAATCGGCACATAACGATCCTGCCAAACAACAGCTTTTGTCAGTCGCGGAATGTTGCCTCTGCTCCTTGTCTCCAATGGCCTCT GACCATTGACCTGTCTAACAACAAGATCGAGCACCTCCCACCCGCTCTCATCGGCAAGTTCACGCTGCTCAGGAGTCTGTCCTTGAACCACAACAAACTGACTGTTTTACCAGAGGAGCTGTGCAAGTTGACAAAGCTAGAGACCCTACACCTTAACAACAATCACCTGACACAGCTGCCATCTGCCTTTGGGCAATCGTCTGCCCTCAAGTCCCTGAGCCTCTCTGGGAACCGGCTTCGAGGTATACCATCTCAGCTCTGTAGCCTACGACACTTGGATGTGGTAGATCTCTCTAAAAACCAGATTCAAAGTATACCTGACACATTAGAAGAACTACAGGCTATTGAACTGAACCTCAATCAGAATCAGATTTCTCAGATCTCACCACAGACATCACCACAGCATACTgcacatgtgctaactataagcaccctgctattattatgtaaatcCTCTTTAATGCtagtatctctgcttcaagtagaaccGAAGTTGTCacacccccctgacttctcaggaaggctgaaaCACCCCCAAGGGAAGATGAGAGGCAGAACcaaacattgtcagcaggttcccttgAAGCATCTTATACCTCACCAAGAGTTCCCCCgctgtctgtggccctctacaggtAGCCACATAGGTCTTTGA